In the genome of Maribacter forsetii DSM 18668, the window CCAAAAAGTAGGGGAGGAAGCTGTTGAAACTGTTATAGAGGCAATGGATAATAATGATGAACTGTTCTTGTATGAAAGCGCAGATTTACTATTTCACTATTTAATGTTATTACAAGCAAAAGGTTTTACGCTAAAAGATATTGAAGCGGAACTAATGAAGAGGAAAAAGTAATTTAAATACTTTAATAAATTAAAACAATACCTATTTAATAGCTTAAAGGCAATTAAATAGGTATTTGCTTTTAGGATAACCGTTGTTAACCTATTCTATTTTGGAGTTTATCTGTTGTACTAGTGTGCTTAATAGACCTTTGTTTTAATTCTTGATTAAAGTCAACAACTAACCCTATTTTATTTGGTTTAAGGAAAAGTTCTCTCCATAATTACGAAATCTATTCCACCTTTCACATAAGTTTTGTTGGTTACTATCATCCCGAATTTAGTGTAATAATTAGTCTTGCTCTGTCTAGCATTGCACCAGATTTTTGTTAGTGATTCTGTAGCGGCTATTTGCATTATTTCATTTAATAATATACTACCATATCCTTTGCCTTGGTGACTTTCTAATGTAGCAAATTTTCTAAATTGGGCTTCCTTATGATGTATGAACAGAGAGATTACTGATGTTAATTGGTCTTCTAAAAATAGACCGTAATGCCTTCCCACGTTGTCTTTAGGTAATTTGATATAATTTAAAGGCTTGTTGGGCCACATAACCTGGTGTCTAATGACTAATGTTTCCTGAGAAGTAATTTCAATGATTTTGTACGACATAATCCAGCAACTACAAGTTGCTCAAATGTAATCAGGTTTTGTGGGTTATTCAAACACTAATTTGTCTTAAACTTTATCTACTGAAACCCACTTAAATTTTATAGGAGACCAATTGTCTTTACTTTCGGTTGACGCGTTATTTTTTATGTAAACGGTATCATCTTTTGTAAATACATGCTGGGTGTCAATTACTTCTTGTGAATAGATTTTAGTAGGTTTTTTATTTTCGATCAAACCGATATTTTTTTAGTAAAACCCAATATTCTGTATTTTGTTGTGTTAATGAATAGTTAATTAGTTTTATACTAGATTGTTAGAGTTGTCTTTTGCTCCCCATGAATCTAAGCTCAATAGAATATTTTCCAGTGATTTTCCACGCTCACTTAAGCCATATTCTACTTTTGGAGGTACTACTGGGAAAACCTCGCGTATAATCAATCCGTCTTTTTCTAACTCTCTTACGGTTTGGGTAAACATTTTATTTGATATGCCCGGTACTTTTTTTTGTAGTACACCAGACCGAACCCGACCCTCCAAAAGATGAAAAAGTACAATGGGTTTCCATTTTGTACCAATTAAATTCATGGTATGGTCTAAGGGACAATATTTTTTTGAATTCATATGAAATATAACTAACTGATAATCAGTAATTAACTCTTTTTGGTAACTATAGTACTTTTAGGTAAGTTATTGTCAATAAGGCAAATATAGATTTATTTTGTACTATAAAATAATAGATATGAAAACAAATACAGCATACCCCAAATCATTTTCACATATTGGCATTACAGTTCCTAATATTACAAAGGCTGTAAAATTTTACTCAGAAGTAATGGGCTGGTATGTTATTATGGAACCATCAAAAATTAAGAAAGAGAAAGAAACCGCTATCGGTCTTATGTGTATTGATGTCTTTGGCGATGATTGGGAAGAGTTTGAAATTGCCCACATGTCAACTTCTGACGGAATAGGTGTTGAGTTATTCTCTTTTCCTCATGGAGTAAAAGAAGCTGCGGAGTTTAGTCCGTTTAATACCGGTTTGTTTCACTTTTGTATTCAAGACCCTAATATTGAAGATTTGGTTGCCAAAATCGTGGAAAATGGTGGTAAGCAAAGAATGCCGATTCGTGAGTATTATCCAAAAGACAAGCCATACAAAATGTGTTATGTAGAAGACCCTTTCGGAATCGTTTTCGAAGTATACACACATAGTTATGAATTAACGTATTCTTCTGGTGCTTATACTGGATAAGTTTAAAATACAAAGCTAAAAAAGCGATTAATGTTTAATTAAACATTAATCGCTTTTTTATTTCAATGACTTCATTACTAAGTGAATATAAATTTTATATCTTTAACTATCCCTCAGAATGTTTCATTTTAAAACCACCACCAAATTATGAAATCATCTGTTATTTTTCTTAGAGTATTTCTACTAAGTTTCATATGGCTACTTTTCACTTCATTTTTTAAATCACATCATTTTAAACCAATATCTATAGAAGATAATTCAGAAGTTTTAGAGCTGAATACAGACGGACTCTATTACGCTGAATTTTACGATTATATTTTCCGTGGTCATTTCGAAGAACTTGACGTTAGTAGAGATGACATGCAATTTCTACTAATTTTTGGGCAATACTTAAGGGCTTACGGTGGGCAATGTGCTAATTCGTTACCAGCAAATAAAGTAGAAATTATGAATCAAACCTGTGCAACAGAAGAGGTGACTACCGATGGCTACGGCATAGAGGTGAGTAGAATATGTGTTGAATACGTTTGGGTAGGTAGCGGATTGTATGCAAAGCCAGATTTATATGATGCTAAAATGGAAATTGAAGGTAAACAAAGAGCGAATGGGCTAGGTACGATGATGAAGATGATTACCGACCCTAATAGCATGGGTAATTCTGTGGATATGGCTCATAAGGCAACGGGACTTAAAAATGACATGTCTAAAATTTTTAAACTTAACCCATGTGATAGTCCCGGTTTAAAACGCTTTGAAGAAAACTTAAAACTTTTTGCGCTGAACGAACCTGGTATACGAATGAATGAAGACAGTAAGTATACTACGATGAAAAAGTCTGGCGGGCCAACAGGCAATCAAAACTTTGGTAAGTTGGTTGATGATTTGGTTTATGATCAATCTCAAACATGGTCTTTTAACAGATATACTAAGGGAAGTATTTCTGGAGTAACAACATCATCTCGTGACACCCAAGGCAGACCAATGGTGTTAAGTGCCAATTATAACTTTTCCGGGTTTAGTGGTAATAGCAAAGGATCTGTGCGTATTACTTTTAAAAACGGATTGCCTAAGTGTATCTATTTCTATGATTTTCCGCAAAATTGTAAAACACCGAATAGCAGTATTCTATCTTCGTATGTAGAAGGAAAATATGCTAACTAAAAATTTTAAATTCTCAGTTAGCATATCTAATAGTATTATCTCTTATCCATTTCAAGATAATACTCTTGTAAGGTGAAAAAAGCCTTCTTCTTCATGCCTTGTTCAGAGATCAATCCTTTTCTATTGAAATCATCTTGAATTCGTCGTAGTGGACGTCTTGATGAACGAAAGTCCATCAAAATCCATGGAGATAATCCTGACATAAAATCGATGTTTTTCATCATTTCAATATTAGACTTAAAGAGTTCATCTTGGTATTCTTCTGTCCATCTTTCATTTTTATCACCATGTAAGCCATATAAAGCCCCACCGCCAATTTCACTCATGATCATTGGTTTGTTGTAAGCACTTGCCCATTTAATACTACTACATGAATCTAAATCACCATAATACCATCCGCAATAATTATTGATCCCAATAACATCAACGACTTCACCTAACGGGTCTTCTATTAAATTACCATCATCACCCTTGCCTTGCGTATCTAAAGCAGCTGTAATTAATCGTGTATCATCTAATTGTCGTGCTTTTTGGGCTAAATTTCCTATAAACGATAAACGTGGCTCACTTTCAGGTGTTTCATTTGCCATAGACCATAAAACCACCGCAGCTCTGTTTTTATCTCGGGAAATCATCTCGGTCAATTGATTTTCAGCATTGGCGTATGTGTCTTCATTATCGAATTGTATGGTCCAATACACGGGAATTTCTGACCAGATCAAAAAGCCCATTTTTTCTGCCTCTTTCACCATTGCCTCGGAATGTGGATAATGTGCCAGTCGTAAAAAATTGCAACCCAATTCTTTTGCCCAGTTCAATAGTACTTTGCATTCTTCGGCAGATACAATACGACCTGTTTTAAAGGCTGCTTCTTCATGAATGCTAATTCCTTTTAAAAAGGTTTCCTTACCATTGACCAATATTTTTGAGCCGTCTGTAGAAATATTTCTAAATCCTATATGATCGATTAGTTTATCAGTACTGGTTTCAATTATTACCTCATACAATTTAGGCGATTTTGGAGACCATAATTTAGGTTTGGCTTTTATTGAAAAAGAAGCTTTTCCATTGGTAACTGTTGCCTTTACTGTTTTCTTAAGTTCTGGTATTTGAATGCTTAACGTTTCGCCATCATCAGAATTTGCTACAGCTACCCAGCCATTAATGGTATTATATTTCCCTTTCTCCAATTGAACTGAATAATCGGATATATGCTTTTTAGGAACGGTAACTAAATGAACAGACCTAGTTATACCACCATAGTTCCACCAATCTTGGTTTACGGTAGGTACATTTTCTTTTTTACGTTTGTTATCGACTTTAACTACAACAAAGTTATTTCCTTCAACGAGCTTATCTGTGACATTAAATTGGAACGGAGTGTAACCTCCAACATGTTTACCAATTTTTTCTCCGTTCAAATAAACGATTGCTTCATAATTAACTGCTTCAAAATATAGAAAGCTTTCTTCATTTTTAGTGGGCGTATAATTGAAATCTTTCTTGTACCACAATGTGCCTTCATAGTAGTATAACTTATCCATTTGGGTGTTCCAATCTCCTGGTACATTTAACTGAAGGCTGGTATCGAAATTATATTCTATAAGGTCAGAAGGCGATTGCATTTTTGCATTCTTAAAATAACCCTTATCATACTCTTGCAGTCTGTGATTGTAAAATCCGTTTTCTAATGGATCTACGATAATATCCCATTTTCCATTTAATGATGTCTTTTGTCTGGCATCTATATTTTGAAGTAGATCAGCGTATTCCGTTTCTTGAGCAGCAATGGATATGCTGAAAAATATAAAGAAAAGGAGCGGAATGTTGGTAAGGCTTTTCATTTGGTAAGCTGAGTTTTTAGTTTGGCTCGAAATTTACCGTTTTAATTAAAAACAGGGCATATTTTTAAAACATTATTGTGTTTAAAATATGACCGTCAATGTTAGCATTTTCTTAAATATTAATTTTTGGTGTAACATTTTTGAAAGGATATAGTCATATTGCGGTATTCATCAATCAATTAAACAAACAACATGATTAAAAAAGGAAAGCGTAAAGTGCGCTTAAGGTGGCTTAGCGTCACAAGTATTATTATTTTATTACTTAGTTACACTCCGGTTTTAGCTCAAGAAAGCTATACCATAAGTGGTAAAATAACCGACATTGACAACGGTGAAACCCTTTTTGGGGCTTCCGTTTTTTTAGAAGGTACTAGTATTGGTGTAGTGACCAATGAATATGGTTTTTATTCCATTACTGCCCCAAAAGGTGAGTATCGCTTACTCATTACCTATATGGGGTATGCTGATATTAAACAGGATGTAAACCTGAACAGCAACCAAAACATCAATTTTGAAATTTCTGAAGTTTCTACCCAATTAGATGAAGTAGAGGTAACGGCAGAGGAGTCTGAAATTGCCGTGCTGCGTAAACCCGAAATGAGTGTTCTTAAAATGAACATTGAAACCGTAAAACAAATGCCGGTGGTTTTGGGCGAAGTAGATATTCTAAAGTCCTTACAAATGTTACCGGGTGTTACCAATAATGGTGAAGGAACTGGCGGTTTTCATGTACGTGGCGGTGCTGGGGACCAAAATCTTGTGCTGTTAGATGAGGCTATTATTTATAACACATCGCACATGTTCGGTTTCTTCTCGGTCTTCAATGCAGATGCCATAAAAGATGTAAAACTGTATAAAGGTGGTATTCCCGCACGCTATGGTGGTCGTGTTTCTTCGGTTTTAGATGTGAGACAAAAGGATGGAAACAGTAAAAGGTTTGCCGCCACGGGTGGTATTGGCATAATATCTAGCCGTTTGGCGCTTGAAGCTCCGTTATTCAAAGAAAAGGGCTCTTTTTTAATTGCGGGTAGACGTTCGTATGCCGATCTATTATTGAAAGCTGCCGGACAGGATAACAGTGTTAGCTTTTACGATTTAAACCTTAAAACGAATTATAAGATCAATACGAACAACCGACTTTTTCTTTCCGGATATTTTGGTAGGGATGCTTTTGAGCTGGGAGAAAACTTTAGTAGTTCGTATGGTAACTCCACCGCAAACCTTCGTTGGAACCATATTTTTAACGAAAAACTGTTTTCTAATCTTTCCCTTATCTATAGTAAGTATGATTATGAATTGGGCATTACTTCGGCTGAGTTTGATTGGGTGTCGTCTATTACCAATTACAATCTTAAATATGATCTTAAATATTATTTTAGCGATAAATTCAAACTGGATTTTGGCGCAAGCGGAATATATTATCAGTTTGATCCCGGCGAGATAAAGCCAACTTCTGAAACCTCTGCTGTAAATCCTTTATTGTTAGATAATAAAAAGGCTATCGAAAGCGGCGTCTACGTAAATGCCGAGCATAAATTGACAAATAAAATAACGGCTCAATACGGGTTGCGTTATAGTGCGTTTACAAGATTGGGTGGTCAACCCATGACGGAATATGAAAATGACCAACCAGTAGTCTACAATTCAAACTTAGGTATATATGAGCGCGGTACTGCAATAGGGGAGACGGTTTACGATAATGGAGATGCCATTAAATCTTTTGGAAATTTAGAACCTAGAGCTTCACTTGCCTATACAATTGATGATAATTCTTCATTAAAAGCTGGTTTCTCTAGAGTGGCGCAATACATTCATTTGTTATCGAATACTTCTTCTGCAACTCCTTTAGATGTTTGGGCACCAAGCGGACAATATATAGACCCTCAACTATCTAATCAATATGCTTTGGGCTACTTCCGTAATTTTAAGAACAAAGCTTATTCTATGGAAGCTGAAGTGTACTATAAGAATACCGATAATAGAATTGATTATATAGATGGTTCTGACCTTATTGGGCAAAATACCATTGAAACCGAAATATTAAAAGGGGAATCTAGAGCATACGGATTGGAGCTATTGTTCCGTAAGAACGAAGGTAAATTTACAGGGTGGATTGCTTACACCCTTTCCAAATCTGAACAGCGTACCCCTGGTGGAAATGCTGGTGGACTCGGTATTAACGACGGTAATTGGTACAACACGCCTTATGATAGAACGCATGATGTTTCTGTTTCGGGGTCATATAAATTAAACGATAAATGGAGCTTTGGTACCAATTTGGTATTTCAAACGGGTAGACCTGTTACGTATCCTAATGGGCAATATGAGTATGAGGGTGTTTCCATTGCCAGTTATTCCGACAGAAATTCCGATAGATTGCCGGCCTATCATCGTTTAGACCTATCGGTGAACTATAAACCGAACAGAAAACCAAATGCAAAATTAAAAGGCGAGTGGGTATTGGGTATATACAATGCCTATAATCGTAAAAATGCGGCATCGGTTTCCTTTGGTCAGAATATAGAAACAGGAGCCAATGAAGCTACCAGAACCGCCATTTTCGGTATTGTACCATCCATCACCTATAATTTTAAATTTTAATTTCATGAAAAACTATATAAAACTATTGCTAGCCCTGTTCACGGTTGCTATAATCGGCTGTGAAGATGTTATTGATGTTGATGTACAGACCGATACTTTACGCTTGGTGGTAGAGGCATCCTTAGATTGGGAAAAGGGAACTACCGGTAATGAGCAGTTGATTACCCTACGTACGTCAACACCTTTTTTTGAAACCGAAAGCACCAATGTTACAGGTGCGGAAGTTACCGTGACCAATAACGCTACGGGAGAAGTCTTTCTTTTTACCGATCAGAATAACGGCACATACACCACAAGTACCTTTGAACCACAATTAGAAGCGACATATACCTTAGAGATTTTGTATGATGGCGAACGATATGTTGCCGAAGACACCATGAACCCCGTACCTGATATTACCGATATTTACCAGGATACGGAAGACGGATTTGATGATGAAACCATTGAGTTACATATTGTATTTACCGATTTTGAGGAAGAGGGCGATAATTACCTTTTTAAATTTGAAAGACCACAAGACCTGTTGCCAACATTGGAAACTGGCGATGATGAATTCATAAATGGTAACGAGGTTGATTGGTGGTATGAAATTGATGATGACGAGGACGAAGAAATAAAACCGTTATTACCTGGCGATGTAGTAAATATCAGCATGCACGGTATTTCTAGATCATATTTTAACTATATAGATATTGTTATAGACCAAATGGGCGGCGTAGGTATTTTTGAAGCTACACCGGTTGATGTAAAAGGGAACTGCATTAACACCACCAACCCAGATAATTATGCCCATGGCTACTTTAGGGTTACTCAGAAAAATACGGTAATTTATACGGTAGAGTAGAAGGTATTAAATGTAGTAGTAGTAGTAGTAGTAGTAGTAGTAGTAGTAGTAGTAGTAGTAGTAGTAGTAGTAGATAGCCAAGCCCAATGTATGGTTTGGCTTTTTTTTGATTTTCTCCTAATTACTGTAAACCATCACTCATAAATTTCCAGTTTCTTATGTGTTCAGCTTTACTTTCATCAAAACACCTTTTTACTTCATATCTATTTAAATATTCACTATCTAAAATAATAGGTTCATCTATTTTATATTTTCCATCAGTGAAATATTTAGAAAATCTTTTCCTTAGGACAACTGAGGCGTGTGTTTTTATAACATCTAGTTCTAAATTCAGTTCGTCAATTCTTAATTTACAATATGCTATTACCTCAGGTTTGTAATCACTATTTGATTCGATGATTTCTATTAATTCATAAGCACCCAAATGGCTATAATATTTATCTAAATCAATCATCGAATTATAATATAAATCTTATATAAAAAATTGGTTATAGGGTTGTATTAACAAATGTTATTTTAAGATAACCATTTAAAAAAGGTTATCATTCCAATTATACTGAAAATCACGACAAAAACTAGAGAAACTACACACCCTATTCCAAGCATTTTACTTTTCCAGCTTTCATTTTCCCTTTGCTTTTTAGGTTTAATCTTTCCACTATTTTTTTTTGTAATTTTTATATATTGAAAGGGATTACTATCAATTCCATCTATCCAATCAAAATCGGGATTATAGACTTCCATTTCTCCTTCGTCAAATTTTCTCTTATCAATTTCCCTGACCGCTTTTAGAAATTCTTTAGCGTAAAGCAACAAACCAGATTTATTCCCTTTAGCAAAACCAAAATCTTCATTAAATTCAGAGTCAAAATAGGCTTCTGATTTAGAGTATTCATGCTCTATTTTTTTAATGATTTTGTCTAATTCTTCGTTGGTCATTAATATTTTCTAACGGTTGGGCTCGTATGTTTGGTTCTTAGTTTGAATATACTATAATTATACACAGACCTTTCGGTTTTGCCCTATAGTCCGCATTACGTATAGCATTTGTGCCTGTTGCACAACCATAAAATAAGCTTAAAAACCTATTTTTTTAAGTTTATCAATATCATAAACAGCTGGTTATTAGATGTTTAATTTTATTAAACCATCTGAATTTCATCTATTTATTTTATAAAAGGAGTTGTGCAACGGTTACTTTTGTTAGCTAAAGTTTTTATAGAGTGTAATTCTTTTTTTTGTTGCAAGATTTTTCAGTTTAAGTTTTTCTGTTTTATTTTTTAGGATAATAAATTCTCTTTTTAATCTTTCGCCAATTTTAACACCTGTAGAAATCTCATAATACTTCTCAAAACTCCAACCCTCATTTTTTTTAATGTTGAACATTTCGTAGTCTTTTTTGACGTACTCTGTATTGTCTTCCAAGTCATATATTATGATTAGTTTGTCACCTAAAACTTCATAATCACCTTCCTCAATTATTCCGACATCAGTTATGAGTTCCGATATAAATCTTCCGTTTCCGTCAAAATCGAGACATCGAGTAATTTGTCCCATAAACTTGTTTTTAAAGGACCAACAATACTTTCCTTCAATACTTTGTCCATTTACAGATACGTATAAAAAAAATGTCACTATTAAAAATGGTAATTTCATTATTAAATTCTTCTCCGTGTCTTTTTTCAAAATTTTAGCTAACGGTGCGGCTATGGCAAGTAGGGCAGGCAAGGAAACTTTTCGTTTCCGTCTGGTCTGCGAGCCAGAGCTTTTTGATTTGTAATTATTTTTTCTTTTTTAATTGCCAAATCCAAAAGATTTGGCGGACTTTGCAAATATACCCAAGCCATTAAGTTTAATACTTTATGCCCTATTTGCTATAGGTATTGTGTGTGCCCAGTATGGGCATCTTTACCTTATAGCAATATAAGGATTTATTTATCGAATTTAGAGATGTCCTAAAATGGGGAAGCCTACAGGTCCTTCTTTAAAACGTCTAAAATTAGCTTTCCCTTTCTGAGCGGACCAAAAAAAAGCCCCGTAAAGAGGCTTGTATAAATCCGTTTTTTCAGGGATTAATGACTTGTGCAACGGTTACCATTGTTAGGCAATGTTTTTTTATTCCACTTGCTCACTCTTAAAAACATTTCTTAATTCAATTTAATCATTGGATGAGGCTTGAAGATTTTATTAAATCCAAAAGTTCTGGAAATCGCAACAGGCAAATATCTCAAGGTTGAATTTGGATTTTTTATTAGTTTTTCAAAATGATAATTTCTTATTTTTTTAATGTTATTTGTTGATTCTTTTAAACCATCTTTTTCACATAGGGTAGCTGATTCTAATTCAATATGCGAACGACAGGATAAAGGTCTTACTTCATATATACTGCAAAGATTATTTACCAAAAAAGGACACGCTAGTCTATCCTCATTTACTTTTTCTCTATAAGCTCTGTTAGCGTGAGATACATCGTCAACAGTTTTAAGAGATTCAAAACCTGCAAAATGTTCATTAAAATGGATTGACCAATCCATTATTTGTTTTCTTACTTTTTTGTATAAATCTGAACCAATTCTATTATTGATATACTCGGCAATTGGTAATTCTTCGCACGCGACTATTTCAATTGGTTGATAACAACAATGAGCACAGCCTTTTCTACACATATTATCAATTGACCCAATAACTTTATCTAAATCATTATGGACACTTTTTACGTTTTTTAAGATTGAAGTAAGATTGGAATTCATTTTAATGCAAATTTTGTTTTTAAATATTGCCTAACGGCTCAGTGTATGAAACGTAGCGTGTAAAAAGACGCTAATTTTTCGGATTAACACAGAGCCGAATTTTTATATTTTGTTTTTATCTTATCAATCTTAAAAGCCAAATTTAAAAA includes:
- a CDS encoding GNAT family N-acetyltransferase, with protein sequence MSYKIIEITSQETLVIRHQVMWPNKPLNYIKLPKDNVGRHYGLFLEDQLTSVISLFIHHKEAQFRKFATLESHQGKGYGSILLNEIMQIAATESLTKIWCNARQSKTNYYTKFGMIVTNKTYVKGGIDFVIMERTFP
- a CDS encoding winged helix-turn-helix transcriptional regulator, translating into MNSKKYCPLDHTMNLIGTKWKPIVLFHLLEGRVRSGVLQKKVPGISNKMFTQTVRELEKDGLIIREVFPVVPPKVEYGLSERGKSLENILLSLDSWGAKDNSNNLV
- a CDS encoding VOC family protein, with amino-acid sequence MKTNTAYPKSFSHIGITVPNITKAVKFYSEVMGWYVIMEPSKIKKEKETAIGLMCIDVFGDDWEEFEIAHMSTSDGIGVELFSFPHGVKEAAEFSPFNTGLFHFCIQDPNIEDLVAKIVENGGKQRMPIREYYPKDKPYKMCYVEDPFGIVFEVYTHSYELTYSSGAYTG
- a CDS encoding glycoside hydrolase family 2 protein: MKSLTNIPLLFFIFFSISIAAQETEYADLLQNIDARQKTSLNGKWDIIVDPLENGFYNHRLQEYDKGYFKNAKMQSPSDLIEYNFDTSLQLNVPGDWNTQMDKLYYYEGTLWYKKDFNYTPTKNEESFLYFEAVNYEAIVYLNGEKIGKHVGGYTPFQFNVTDKLVEGNNFVVVKVDNKRKKENVPTVNQDWWNYGGITRSVHLVTVPKKHISDYSVQLEKGKYNTINGWVAVANSDDGETLSIQIPELKKTVKATVTNGKASFSIKAKPKLWSPKSPKLYEVIIETSTDKLIDHIGFRNISTDGSKILVNGKETFLKGISIHEEAAFKTGRIVSAEECKVLLNWAKELGCNFLRLAHYPHSEAMVKEAEKMGFLIWSEIPVYWTIQFDNEDTYANAENQLTEMISRDKNRAAVVLWSMANETPESEPRLSFIGNLAQKARQLDDTRLITAALDTQGKGDDGNLIEDPLGEVVDVIGINNYCGWYYGDLDSCSSIKWASAYNKPMIMSEIGGGALYGLHGDKNERWTEEYQDELFKSNIEMMKNIDFMSGLSPWILMDFRSSRRPLRRIQDDFNRKGLISEQGMKKKAFFTLQEYYLEMDKR
- a CDS encoding TonB-dependent receptor; translated protein: MIKKGKRKVRLRWLSVTSIIILLLSYTPVLAQESYTISGKITDIDNGETLFGASVFLEGTSIGVVTNEYGFYSITAPKGEYRLLITYMGYADIKQDVNLNSNQNINFEISEVSTQLDEVEVTAEESEIAVLRKPEMSVLKMNIETVKQMPVVLGEVDILKSLQMLPGVTNNGEGTGGFHVRGGAGDQNLVLLDEAIIYNTSHMFGFFSVFNADAIKDVKLYKGGIPARYGGRVSSVLDVRQKDGNSKRFAATGGIGIISSRLALEAPLFKEKGSFLIAGRRSYADLLLKAAGQDNSVSFYDLNLKTNYKINTNNRLFLSGYFGRDAFELGENFSSSYGNSTANLRWNHIFNEKLFSNLSLIYSKYDYELGITSAEFDWVSSITNYNLKYDLKYYFSDKFKLDFGASGIYYQFDPGEIKPTSETSAVNPLLLDNKKAIESGVYVNAEHKLTNKITAQYGLRYSAFTRLGGQPMTEYENDQPVVYNSNLGIYERGTAIGETVYDNGDAIKSFGNLEPRASLAYTIDDNSSLKAGFSRVAQYIHLLSNTSSATPLDVWAPSGQYIDPQLSNQYALGYFRNFKNKAYSMEAEVYYKNTDNRIDYIDGSDLIGQNTIETEILKGESRAYGLELLFRKNEGKFTGWIAYTLSKSEQRTPGGNAGGLGINDGNWYNTPYDRTHDVSVSGSYKLNDKWSFGTNLVFQTGRPVTYPNGQYEYEGVSIASYSDRNSDRLPAYHRLDLSVNYKPNRKPNAKLKGEWVLGIYNAYNRKNAASVSFGQNIETGANEATRTAIFGIVPSITYNFKF
- a CDS encoding DUF4249 family protein, which gives rise to MKNYIKLLLALFTVAIIGCEDVIDVDVQTDTLRLVVEASLDWEKGTTGNEQLITLRTSTPFFETESTNVTGAEVTVTNNATGEVFLFTDQNNGTYTTSTFEPQLEATYTLEILYDGERYVAEDTMNPVPDITDIYQDTEDGFDDETIELHIVFTDFEEEGDNYLFKFERPQDLLPTLETGDDEFINGNEVDWWYEIDDDEDEEIKPLLPGDVVNISMHGISRSYFNYIDIVIDQMGGVGIFEATPVDVKGNCINTTNPDNYAHGYFRVTQKNTVIYTVE
- a CDS encoding YkgJ family cysteine cluster protein, with translation MNSNLTSILKNVKSVHNDLDKVIGSIDNMCRKGCAHCCYQPIEIVACEELPIAEYINNRIGSDLYKKVRKQIMDWSIHFNEHFAGFESLKTVDDVSHANRAYREKVNEDRLACPFLVNNLCSIYEVRPLSCRSHIELESATLCEKDGLKESTNNIKKIRNYHFEKLIKNPNSTLRYLPVAISRTFGFNKIFKPHPMIKLN